From the genome of Chlorocebus sabaeus isolate Y175 chromosome 21, mChlSab1.0.hap1, whole genome shotgun sequence:
GTACTAGAGAGGGAAATaatcctgcaaaggacattattgggTTAATTAACAAATTAGAATGCAGATGGTAGATTAGAGCATacgaataagggaggagaccacccttCATATTGTCTTAtacccaatttctgcctccaaagaaagaagtaaaaactaaaaggcagaaatggaatCCACAGATAGATAGCCCAGCACAGCGCCCTGGGCCTGGCAGTTAAAAATCAGCCCCTGACCTAACTGCTTGTGTTATCTATAGAtttcagacattgtatggaaaagcatcgTGAACATCCCAGCCTGTTCTGTTCTATTCTGATTACCAGTGCATGTAgaccccagtcacatacccctgattgctcaattgatcacgaccctttcacgtggaccccttagagttgtaagcccttaaaagggacaagaatttctcactcagggagctcagtTTTTGGAGACTTGAGTCTGCCGAcactcccagctgaataaagccctttccTTCCACAACTTGGTGTTTGAGGGGTTCTTATCTGCAGCTTGCCCTGCTACAATACAATTGTAGATATTAAATTTACTGAAGTTGATAACTAtactgtggttatgtaagagaatATCTTTGTTCTTAGGAAATATTCATTGAAGATTTAAAGGGCAGAAAGCCAtgacatatataatttattatcaaatggttcagaaaaatatatatatgtgcacagaGGGAGCAAACGATACAGCAAATGGaacaaaattttaacaatagATGAATCTGAGTAAAGAATATATGAGTGTTCTTTGCAGTAATGTGAAATTACTTCCAAAAAGTTTTTCTCAAAGGGGACAGATGTCACTCTTGGCCCTCTTGTCTCCAGATGCTACACATTCCTCGAGTAATCTCACCCACGCTAATGCCTACATCACACACTACAACTATCTTTATCTCTACTCCAACCTGTGCTCTTGAATTCCCAAACTCTATTTTCAACTCACTTCTAGACATCTCCACCCAAATGTGCCCTGGGTGAAACATACCCCCATCCTAAAGGCATCTTCTTTCTTCTATGAAATGGGCACCATTCTTCTCCCAGCTGCTTGGGTTCCTCAAAGAGAGCTGCACTCTCTTTGCCACAATCTGGGGAACAGGAAGACACTGGAGCCACACCAGAAAAATGGAAGCCTCGCTTGTGACCCACTCTCTCCCACTCAAATCAGTTACTGATTCTAATCTCCAATGTAGCTTCAATTACCTCAGGAAGCCGAATTGCAAGAGCAACTGATACTGTTCTTGATGTGCTAGTCTCTGCAATCCAGGAAAACAGAATCACAAGAGACTGGAACAAATGGAAGAGCTAATCTACTCCATCCACTACATTCCCCCTTGCCCATTGTCACCACCTCTGCCTGTCCATGTGGCTAATGCCAGCTGGGCCTGGTCTTGCAAAACTTGCAAAATGAAGTGTAACTTTCACTTGAGTTTCTTGATTCCTTGCTGAATGAATTTCATATACTGTCCCTTCTTTGTATTCCTCCATTATAGCACTTGCCACATTGAATTATAATCCTTACTTTTTGAGACTATATCCTGGGCTAAACATTGACAGGATGCATTTCTAGTGACTAGAATAGTGCCTGGGATAGAATAGGATGAATAAACAGTaacacagtcatgtgccacataaggACATTTCGGTCAACCATAGACCACttatacaacagtggtcccataagattacaatggagctgaaaaattccttttGCCCAGTGATGTCACAGACATTGCAATGCCAAACCACCATgtatgtttgtggtgatgctggtacaGACAAACTcactgtgctgccagtcatataaaagtacaaCATACACAATTACATACTGTACATAGCactgaataacaataataaattacTACGTTACTGGTTGATGTATTTATTATGCtacactttttatcattattttagagtataccccttctacttaaatttttttttaagttaactgtaaaacagcctccaGCAATTCTTTAAGTAATATTCCAGAAGAAggtattgttatcataggagatgacagctccaggCGTGTTGCTGCTCCAAAGACCTTCTAGTGGGAAAAGTCGCAGAGGTGGAAGACAGTAATCTTGATGATCCTTACCCTgtataggcctaggctaatgtgtgcgtttgtcttttttattgtttttttaagacagaatcttgctctgtcacccaggctagagtgcagtggcgcgatctcagctcactgcaacctctgcctcccaggttcaggctattctcctgcctcagcctcccgagtagctgggattacaggcacctgccaccaggcctggctaatttttgtatttttagtagggacagggtttcaccatgttgccaggctggtctcaaacacctgacctcaagtgatccacctgcttcagcctcccaaagtgccaagactacaggcataagccacagcacctggcctgtgtTTAGTTTTAaacaagaacatttaaaaagtaaaaaaataagtaatttttaaaataagtaaattttaaaataagagctttaaaataaagctcttagaataaggatataaagaaataaaaggccaggtgtagtggtacacacctgtagtcctagctacttagaaggattgcttgagcccaggaatttgagtccagcctatgcaacatagcaagaccctgtctctaaaaataaataaaatgtttttgtatagCTCTACAATGGATTTGTGTTTTAAActaagtattattattaaaaagtcaaaaagtttttaaaatgtaaaagttcataaagtaaaaaagttatagtaaactaaggttaatttattattaaagaaagaataagctaggcatggtggctcatatctgtaatcccagcactttgggaggctgaggtgagcagatcacttgaggtcaggagttcaagaccagcctggacaacatgatgaaatcccgtctctactaaaaatacaaaaattagccagacatagtggcatgtatctgtaatcccagctactcgggaggctgaggcaggagaactgcttgaacccaggaggcagaggttgcagtaagccaagatcatgccactgcactccagcctgtgccacaaagggagactccatctcaaaaaatatatataataataatttttataaattaagagtagcctaagtatacagtgtttataaagcgTACAATAATTCCtaggccttcatattcactcattcattcactcacttaccTACCCAGAGTAACTTCCAGTCCTACAAACTCCACTCATGGTGAGTACCCAATACACATGTACCATTTTTAtcttataacattttttttcctttcgtACTGTGTTTTTTACCATACCTCCTCCaagtttagatatacaaatacttagaCTTGTGTTACAATTGCATATAGTATccagtacagtaacatgccatGTAGGCTTGGAGCCTAGGACTACCGGGTTGTCCATATAGTCTAGGTGTGCAGTAGCCTATACCATCTAGgctgtgtaagtacactctatgatgttcacacaatgataaaatcgcctaacaacacatttctcagaacacattcCAGTCGTTCGGCAACACATGACTATATAACCTAAATGTTCCAGGCTCCACCTATAGGGTTAAAATTTTGGCCCACAAACACTAGCCCTCACAGGTGGGAGTTCCTGGGTAGGTTACCCTTAGTTGGCCAAATCAATAGCATCATCCTTCTGATGTCTCCCCtattcccctttctcctttctcttctttgtttttttctttttttttttttttagacggagtctcgttctgtcacccaggctgcagtgcagtggcacatcttggCTCACACCacttccccggttcaagcgattctcctgcctcagccacccaagtagctgaaactacaggtgcacgccaccacgcccagctaaattttgtagttttagtagagatgaggtttcaccatgttggccaggctggtcttgaatgcctggcctcaagtgattcacccgtctcCACCTCCCTATGTggtgggatttacaggcgtgagccaccccacctggcttcTCTTCTTGTATCTCGTTAAGAGTCCCAGGAGCAGTGgcaggggaggaaagggaaggctgGCACATCAATGGAGCTGCTGCCTTGCTGTCCCTCTCCCTCTGTACCTACTGCTGCTCTGCTCACCCAGGCTGACAGTACACAAACCCCCGATGAACCTGGCATCCTACTCTGCTAGCCATCCAGCCACGACCCATCACTCTGGACAAGAGTTTCTACTCTACTCCTAAGCCAGATCAGTGATAGAGCCAATTTGTCCTGTGTGAGTCttggtttcctctttttttaaaagacaggcatGACCAAACATGCTCTAATATCCCTTTCAGATCTAACATCATGTGATTCCATAAATGTTATTCTCCCTTAATATCCAATCTATTAATACAATGAGCTTGCACAGTCTGGGCCTTTCGTCCATGCTTTTCCGCTGTGGTGGATGCACTTCCCCATCTAAGCCATATTATGCAGATCAGATCATCACTCACAGCCAGGTTCATGTCCTGAAGCCTTTCTTCATCACCCTGGATCACTCCCTGCCTCCTCACCCTCATATGATCCATTGATCAACCACTCTCAGCATACAGAGTCCTCCTGGGATTGCAGCCTGGAGGCACATGCTGTGACCCTCCACAGACTGTAAACAACTTCGGGGAAGGAATTATGATTTATATTGAAGAAGCAACACGGTTGAaatggagagaggaggagagacgGGTACAGCAGCATCACTCATAGTGGGTTAGCAAATCTCCTCTCATTGGGAAATCAGGCTCTGATTCCCTGGGGCTGTTGGCCCAGTCAGCCACCACAACTTGAAAGATACATCCAGATACAGCCAGAGTCAACGTCAGGGCTGAATGACCAGGGGCTGCTGCCTTGAGTGATTTGGGCCCGAGGTGTCTCAAAAGTATGGTTCACTAACCACTGAAAACACCATTTCCTTCTGTACCCAGGGAACTCACTGACCACCAACCATTCACAAATACTGACCAAGGCACTAGAAGGGCTCCCAGAAAGTGCCCTGGTAAGACTTGGAAGAGAAAGGGCACACCACGGTTGACTCTTACCTCATGCCAGAGAAGCGTATCTCACCTGGTCCCTCTTCAGAAGTTGGGTACTGGTCTGAAGGAGCAAGTGTCAGCTCACAGaaaaatatcaacttttttttgtCTATGACTGAGCCTAGGTATCAGAGACAGAACAAAATTCCATTTGTCAAGAAGTTTGCCACAGTCATAGAAAGCCAAGAAGGGACAATCCCTAATCCCTTGAGAGATCAGGTAATGGAAGTGCTTATTCTACACAGTCCTCAAGTCCAGGGACCTCTGATATACAGGTTCCCCATCAGGAAAGCTTATTGTTGGAGTCCTCATCAAGGGTAAGACCtgagaggccaggtgcaatggctcacacttgtaatgccagcactgtgggaggccaaggtgggaggattgcttgagcccaggagttctagaccagcctggggaatgtagcgagacgccatctctaaaaaataaaattaggcaaaggctgggcgtggtggctcacatctgtaattctagcactttgggaggccaaggtgggcagattacttgaggtcatgagtccgagaccagtctggccaacatggtgaaaccctgtctctactaaaaattcaaaaattagcctggtgtggtggtgcacacctgtagtcccagttactcaggaggctaaggcaggagaattgcttgaacccgggaggtacaatttgcagtgagccgagatagcaccactacactccagcctaggggacagagggagactccatctcaaaaaaaaaaaaaaattagccacccatggtggtgcacacctgaagtcCTAGTTGCCTAGGAGGCtgagttgaggcaggaggatcacctgaacccaagagttcaaggctgcagtaagctatggtcatgccaccgcactccagcttgggcaacagagcaagaccctgcctcaggggaaaaaaaaaaaatcatcctctAGGTATGgggataaaaaattaaaatttaaaaaataataagacctgAGACCCAAGGTTTTGCTATGTGCCTGAGCCTAGAGTCCTTACCAcatcttattttctccttttctcagtGATCTTCCAATTAGCTCTGAAGAGAATTCCCTGATGGGACCAGGACTAGCTCCCCAAGTCCTCTAACAACCAAAGGAAACTATTCTACTTAACATCAATTCTAGTCATATTCCCAGAGACCTACATTAACAAAGCACATTCACTAATATGGTTAATGAAAAAACTAGCAGGAAAGCAGCTCAGTAGGAGAAAGCAATACTAGCAAAAATTAAATCTCTCATTCTGAAGGCACAAGGTtagtatttttcagtttcttgttGATTCATTcagctatttattgagcacttactatgtgccaagataTGAAAAGTCCTGAGAGCACAAAGATGAATGGGGCATGGGAGTGACCTTGAGGGATTTATAGGGCAGTCAAGGAGACAGAGAAGTAACTTGAAAAATGAAAGCACAAGAAATCACTTCTGTGTCCAAGGTCAACATGAGCAAAGTGCTGGAGGACCTCACAGGATGAAGTCCCTGGATATCAGAAAAGTCAGGATGGAGGAAGTGACATTTCAGGTGAGTCTTAAAGGATAAGATCACACTACAAAGGTTTGGGATGGGGTGAGGAAGGACTTTGAAGGCAGAGGGAACAATGTGCCTGAGGATTCTAGATGTGAAAAATTGAAACTTGCCAGGTAATACAATGCAGGCCCTCAAAAACACCAAAGAAGCTTGGCCTCCAGACTTAGCTCAAATCTCATCTCAGCTGGCTCAGGTTCCATTTTGAGCAGCTATTCTAGTGGAGTCAACAGGATACCAGGGCAGAATACCCACAAGGGGCCTGTGAAATTGCTTAGACTGAGGCTTCCCTCATGCTCAAAAGCCGGGTAGCTGTTGAACTAAGGGAAAGACAATGGACTCTACTCTAAATACAACCCCTTCATATATTTCAACTGTGGACAGCACAGCCTCAGTTAATATAAAATGtatgggccaggagtggtggttcacacctgtaatccctgcattttgggaggctgaggcaggtggatcatttagcgtcaggagttcgagaacagcctggccaacacggtgaaaccccgtctctactaaaaatacaaaaaaaacaatagccaagcatggtggtgcatgcctgtaatcccagctactcgggaggctgaggcaagagaatcatttgaacatgggaggcagaggttgcagtgagctaagagctgagattgtgccgctgcactccagcctgagcgacagagggcgactctgtctcaaaaaaaaaaaaaagtatgaaatgtATGCGTAAACCtacatttaaaaactcattcaTGTAAAGTTGTATCAGGATTCAGATTCCTTCTGTGAGATATGGAAGTAGATCGTGGCAATGGATGAATGTATACTGAACCAGAGATGCTTTCCTTGCTGAAGTCAAGGGACGGGGCATTTCTTCTTAGGAGGGTCATTTCTTCCAGGCATCCTTTGCTTTTATGGGCTCCCTGCAGTGTGAGTTTGTCAGCACCTTCAATATTTAGGTTATCCAGGAGATCTGGATCCCAGGAAAAAGTCTGTCGCTATTCCAACTCTCATAAAACTGACTTGTAACTAGAGTCCATTTCATAAACTTCAGTGTGTAACAGCTCTGCTGCTAGGAAAGTAGGTTTCCAAGAAATTAGGAGGCAATCATTTGACACTGAAGAGAGTACCACCTGAACAAGGACCCCTTCTTCCTTAGCCCATGCCAGCGACTCAGCCCCCTAAATTTCTCAGGGAGCAATACTTCTTCAGTGCTCCACGTTGCCCTCTGCTGGGAGACAGCACAGACATCGGAAAGGGCCTGGGCCTTTTGGTCCATATAAACATGTCTGATTCCTGATTCTGCCATGACTGGCTCTGGGCCTTGGCCAATTCATCCCATCTTGCCAAGTCTCCACTcactcatctgcaaaacagatgCTTCAGATTGTTGTGTGATTTAAATAAGGTAGGGGAAATGTTAGTAGTCTCCCTCATAGCAGACACTTAGATAAAAGACAGTcgtcatttttccttttgtttacaGCCACGCTTGTGACTAAGAAATACTGGATTTAAATCCAGAAGGTCTCAGTCTGCTTTCTAATTCTGCTATTTAACATTCCTGGTGGAGATAAAAAGAGTGTTTTAGCACCTACCTTGTTTCAGACACTATGCTGGCTTTTTATGTAATTAGGGGTTCTTTTGCTCCAAAAACCATCCATCTGAGGTCACCAGACTGCCTGGGGGAAAAGGGGGATGAGGTGGGAAGGGGAGAGTAAAGTGACTCATCCATTAGGATTCTATTTCCAATTCCCAAAACTGTCTCCCCAGGTTTTCCAGAGGTGATAGTTGGAACATACTGTAACACCAGCTAGTACCCAGTCCTCTTTTATTGTGTTAGAATTACCCAAGTTCTAAAGTTAGCAAAGATCTAGAAACTGGGGACAGAGCAGCTTTAGGGCTCTTATGAAGAACCACTGTTGCCTGTTCAACCCTATAGCGTAGCAACTTTGCTTGGCTGCAACTTATAGCTGGAGACGTTCTCTCCACTTGAGCCAGTCCAGTCCAGCCTACAGAGCAGTCTCCCCATCCCTAGAAATCTAGGGAGAGGCCCTGACCCCCTCAAGGGCTGAGGAGGCAGGAGCATACCCAGATTAAGCAGGTTTTGGGGCTAATCAGACCTGACACAGACATTTACTAGCTACATGATCTTCCACAAATTTAACATCTGTAAGATGGGGGATAACAGTCCCTGGGACaagtaaatgataaaaatggGTGTAAACGGCTCAACATGACACCAGGACCCTCTACAAGAATAAGCAAAAGTGAGTAGCAGTAGTTTCTCAAAACAAGGTTGAGAGCCCGAGTTCTAGGTAACAGACAGGGATTTAACAACATCCAGGGCATGATATAGGGACATGTTTATTCCCCAGATGGGAGGTGCCCAAGAAGGGGTCAGACTGCCTTCCCTCCACATTCTCCATCTATCTCTTCTTCACAGCAGTCCTCCTCTGACTTGTGTGGTAATAGTTAATCACGTAAGGCTCAGTTTCATTACCTTACTGACACATCTCATATACTGTCTGATATTCTGGGACCAGGGCCcaaggaaaacatatttttctctaattctgatCTCAATTCTTTCACCCTcgctctccctttccttccttagAGTATCTGCCACAGGCAAACCAGCCAAATAACTGGAAAACTTGTCTCAGGGAAGGGTGTGGGAAGACAAGGAATTTTGAATTTGGCATGTCTGCATTGATTTTGTCTGTTTCTAAGCTGTGTCAAGGGTAGGAAGGGAGTCTTTTCGTTTCAGTTGGGAGCCCTCACAGCTTTATGCATCTCTAGATTCTTAAAATTATTAATCAGAAATTGATTtgcttcttttcctgtttggTATCTTCTCAATAGTCAAAAACACAGGGATTATTAGTCCTAGGAAAGCAACTGTGACTATGGATCTTTCTACTCTGTCCACAGCAACCTAGAAATAACAATTACAAGACATCCTACATTTAGAGAgaataaagtaagaaaattaagcaagtttattactattttttagttTAGCTTGATGTCCTGAGACACTTTTTCAGGATACTATGAATCCGGATTTTAAGGATAATAAAGCATTCATAAACAGATTATTTATAGAGTTTGAAGTGTAATTATGGAAGTTTTAAGCCTGCCCACTAAACCCGTAAGAAAGCATTTTCCAGCATAGGTggccacacacaaacacatacacacacaattccAGGCTAAGAAATACGTGTTATAACTAAGACGGTTAAAGCACTGAGGTATTCCTCCCTGGATTCAAGCTCATGGATTAACACATGAAAACATCATTTCCATCCTTTTCATTCACCATTTACATTCACAGTCTATTTTTGTCTAGATATATAGATACCATTAGGGAACCACACAGGTCAAGTCACTCAGGTTTAATGATTCCATCATTTGGACACATAAACTTCTGTTTCATTTAAGTCTACTCACTGTAGATAATCCAGGTCACCCAGCCTCCCATTAAGAAGATGTAATCAAAGTTTTCTGCACCCCAAACCCTCACAAAACAGACCTCTATGATGAaatcacacagagacacatattaGTCTAGTTAGTGGCCAAAGACAGTCCAAAGACCTCTATAACCAGTAACAGTAgatgagagaaaagaaggaacagAGAAACTGAGTTTTCTGAGAACCCCCTTTCCAGACTGCCTGACTAAGCTGCCTTTCCTTATAAGAGCAGGATTAATCTACTTATGCCAAGACCCACTGGGCAGAAAGCACTCCAACCCAACTTTAGCTGATCTTTACCACTTCCCTGTGACAGCTATAGCaatcttttggaattttctgcaGCAAGTTTTCCCCTTTTGCTGTCCCTACAAAAGCAGAAAAGCTAGGGGACAATCTCTGCGCTAGTTTCTTTTATCCAGGCAGGATGAATGTTCACCATTTGGACCCCTCTCTGTAAAAAGCTAGGACTTTATTTCTTAATGAAAGTTCAACACTGAGGAAAAGATAGCAAAGTCGTTGACTCACAATCTCAGGCCAACCTCACGCAGACAGGTTAAGGCAGGGATAGGCAAGAGAGGTCTATTTTAACCCTATCCAGGCCAAAAGCAGGTTACTCAGGAACACCCTAAGATCAAGCTGGTACTCAGGGCCATCTCTAGGATGGTCATAAGCAGTGTGATTGCGTAGGTCATTCCCAGGCACTAACTAGACTAAGCTTCCCAGTTCCTTCCAGAATAAACTCACTATTCCTTAGCCCTTGGGACTAGTGGATGATGTGGCACTACTTCAAACTTTCTGGTCCCTTTCCAGCCTGGCTTTATGTCCCCAGAGAATTGGGGCAGCAATGGACCAGACTCAGATTGTGATGAGAGGGAGAAAACAGCTGGGTTTTGTGCATTTCAGAGATTAACTGAACTCCCTTTGGAGTCACATTTACTCCTAGCTTTGTGCCAGGAgcatattattaaaacaaaacatcttattttaaaacagCCTTACCACTGTTCCAACTTTTGCACTTCTCAGTCCTAACCTCATCTTCTCCTCACATGCACACCATCAGAAGATACTGCCCCAGCACTTTCAGTTATCTCTAGGGCCTAAGGATAAAGCAGCATTAATGGCATTTGGCAGAAAATCCCATCCCACATTAAAGACTCCTCCCAGCTCAACAcagtgaagaaataaatgataatgtaAGAGAAGGGGCAGCAGAAACCAGAACCTGCCCTTTCCCACATCAAAGAGGCACAGAAATTCCAGGAGTTCGTGAAAACAGCATCATCTCTTGCCAGAAGGCCACCAGCTGGCACTGGCTGGGAGTCGCATTATCACTTGTTTCTCCTCCGGACTGAAGTGCAAGATAGTCAGTATGGCTGTGAGAGTCTGCTGGCGGCCCAGGGAGTCAGGTAAGGTGAGGAAGCGGTAGATGATGTTCTTGAGGTACTCCAGATTGGCCCCCTCTCTGCTCTGATCCCTGATGTTCTTTTCGATGTGGCTTTGTAGGGTTGCAACCTCCTCGCGATGCCGTTCGCCCTCCTCCAGCAGCCGATCCTGCAGCTGATGCACCTCGACCTCCAGCCTGTGCTTCTGCTTCcgcagtgatgtgatctccaCCTCCTTGCGGGCCAGCTGCTCAGCATACAGAAAGAAAGTGGGTTCATTGGCCGCTGCAAGTTGTAATGCTTGGGTCAGGCTATCAGAGGATGATGTGTCAGCTGGGTCCCCAGGACCACCACCACCCACAGGACTTCTGCGTCCTGGCAGCCCAGAGGCCAAGGCCACAGAACGCAGTTGCTCCAGTTCCAAGTCCTTCTCAGTGAGAACAGCCAGGGCACGGTCCCGCTGCTTGTGCAGCTCCTCCTCCAGTTTCAGTGTGCGGTCCCTGAAGTCCAGCTGGCACCGCTCCAGCTCCTGCCGGTGGAGCTGCTGCAGCCGGGCCAGCTCCTGCTTCCAGTCTTCAGCCTCCTGCTGGTGTTGTTGCTCCAGCTCCTCGCAGGAGAGCCGCAGGGAGATATACTTCTCCTTCAGCTCTGCAAGCTGTTCCTGGGCTGCCTCTAGTTCCCTTCCCAGGTTACCATCTTTGGTATTCTTGCTTTTGAGGACAACCTGGGCCCTCATCTTGTACCTCTCAAACTCTTCCTTCAGCTGTTTCAGCTCCTGTTGGTAATAGAGTGCAGTAGCCTTCTCCCCATCAGCAGCCTCCGAGCTAGGCATTATCTCCAGGTCACAGAGCTTCTCCACATCCAGGGTCACCTGGCTTTTCCTGGCTGCAACCTGCAGCAACCTCTTCAGCCTCTCCATCTTATCCTTCAGGACATTGACATCCAGACTGGACTCCTCTCCGTGGCTGTCTAAAGGGGACCTGCTGGAGGCTGCTAGAGCCAGTGTCTTGTTCTCCAGGTCCAGCTGCAGAATGCGCTCCTTCAGCTTCTGAATGGCCAGCTGGTCCTTCTGCTTGGCTTTCTCGTAGGTGCCTAGCAGCTCAGACACCTCGGATATTTGATTTTCCAGGGCTGCCACCCTCTGTTCTTCCACCTGAGATTGCTGACGGAGTTGATCCTCTGCAAGAGCTGTCTGGAAAACAAGGGAACAGACAAAAATGCATCCACAAAAGCCCCACAGCAAACTTCGAGAAACCAGTTTCTGGTTTCGAAGGAGAGGGGAGCAAAAGGGTCACAGGTTTGGGATGGCCTGGCAAGAATGTGAACTAGGGATTTTTCGGTTGATTTAGGAGCTAACAAAAGTTCCTATTACCTGCTTGGGTTCT
Proteins encoded in this window:
- the GCC1 gene encoding GRIP and coiled-coil domain-containing protein 1, whose translation is MEKFGMNFGGGPSKKDLLETIETQKQQLLQYQARLKDVVRAYKSLLKEKEALEASIKVLSVSHEADVGLVGVQLPGLTFPDSVDDRCSTHSEDSTGTATSLDTAASLTSTKGEFGVEDDRPARGPPPPKSEEASGSESGVSSSSGDGPFAVGEVDKRLHQLKTQLATLTSSLATVTQEKSRMEAFYLADKKKMKQDLEDASNKAEEERARLEGELKGLQEQIAETKARLITQQHDRAQEQSDHALMLRELQKLLQEERTQRQDLELRLEETREALAGRAYAAEQMEGFELQTKQLTREVEELKSELQVIRDEKNQPDPRLQELQEEAARLKSHFQAQLQQEMRKTALAEDQLRQQSQVEEQRVAALENQISEVSELLGTYEKAKQKDQLAIQKLKERILQLDLENKTLALAASSRSPLDSHGEESSLDVNVLKDKMERLKRLLQVAARKSQVTLDVEKLCDLEIMPSSEAADGEKATALYYQQELKQLKEEFERYKMRAQVVLKSKNTKDGNLGRELEAAQEQLAELKEKYISLRLSCEELEQQHQQEAEDWKQELARLQQLHRQELERCQLDFRDRTLKLEEELHKQRDRALAVLTEKDLELEQLRSVALASGLPGRRSPVGGGGPGDPADTSSSDSLTQALQLAAANEPTFFLYAEQLARKEVEITSLRKQKHRLEVEVHQLQDRLLEEGERHREEVATLQSHIEKNIRDQSREGANLEYLKNIIYRFLTLPDSLGRQQTLTAILTILHFSPEEKQVIMRLPASASWWPSGKR